The DNA window CGGTGGGCAATTTCAAATCGCTGGCGCCGAGCGCCACGGCCTGATAGCCAAGTTTGTTGAGCGCTTCGAGCGCGATGCCGAATTTGATGATGGTTTGCCGCCCGTAGCGATTGACCTGCCCGCCCACGTCGATCGGCAGGGTGGGCCAGCCTTTGGCGGCGAGTTGCTTGAGCAAGGTATGCCGGCGGCTGAGGCCCCCTTTTTGATTGTCGAGTCCCGCGCAGCCACACGGTTCGATGTAACCGTGCGCCAGTCCGGTGATGACAAGCGCCAGCTTGGGCTTGGTCCAATTCTGAAAGATGGCGCCGTTTTTGGCGATGGCGTCGGCGGCCTTGTTGGCGCCATACCCGCCGGCGCGATCATCGGCGTCGTTGGCGACGGTGCGCGCGGTGATTGAGAAGCGGTCCCCTTCGACCCAGGCGGCAAATCCAAACGCCGCCACGGCGCAAGCGACGGTCAGACTGATTCGCGCGAAACCGATTCGTGATGGAAAGCCAAGTTGCCTCTGCACGCGTTTCATCCCTGAATTATTTGCCCCGTGACCGTGGGCGGCTACTGCCGTTCGATGGCGAATTTCAGTTGCAGCCGCAGTTCTGGAAAGTCTGGATGCGTGGTGGACAACACCACCTCGCCAAATCCTCCGTGATTTTTTCCGAGCAGCGAAACGGGGGGCAGGTCGGCCGGAATCTCGATCGAGAGGGGCACCTGCTGCACACGACCATCGTTAAGCTCGCTGGACTCGCCTAAGCTGACTTTGATTTGCGCGGGTCGCACCTCTTGCACCTGGAACTTGACCTGTCCGGCATGTGGACCGCGGACGTGAATTTTCAGTTCGCGCTCTGCGCCAGCGCCGGAGCGTAGCAATCCCAGCGTCAGCAGCAACTCGCTCTGGTTCCAGCCGCGGCCGACCAGCGAGATATCGCCTTGGATCGAGCCATGCACCGGCAATTCGATTTCTGGACGCGACTCGATATTGGTAGCGAGGCGGATTTTCTGCCGGATCGGCCCCAGTGGCAAGCCGGGTTTCACCGTCACCGTAACTAATGCCCCGCCTTTGGGTTCGGCGGCGAAGAACGGCATTTGCTTGAGTTCGTCGGCCGTGAGCGGACGGGCAGTCACGTCGAAATAGGAGGCGGTGGCCGGGTCTTCGAACGAATGCCCTACAATCTCCAGATTGTCGAAGTTAACGCTCGTCAGGTGCACGTCGTACGACTTGGCGACGCCGGCGCTCTTTTCGAAGTTCAGCTCGCGAGGCTCGACCAGGATGGCCTGCACGATGCGGCCTTTGACCTCGAATTTCAGTTCCGAGCGGCCAGGATCGTTGGTCTTGATGGTGGCGGTTTGGCGGAACTCTGGCAGTTCGCTTTCGGCGGTCCACTCCATGGTCACTTCGGCCGATTCGCCGGGCGCCACTTGCGTCTTGTCGAGTCCGCTCACGGTGCATTTGCAACTGGTGCTTCCCTTCTCCAGCACCAGCGGGGTATCGCCTTGATTCTCTACTTTGAAGGTATGCGATAGTTTTTCTCCGCGTTCCATGGTGCCAAAGTCGAACACCAACTCTGCGGCAATCGCGCGCGGATGCGGCAACTGCGGATTGTAGTGAGGGTCGTCCTGGAGTTGCGCTGGCAGTTTTGGCGACAAGAGCCGCACGTCGCTGTAGCTTAAGCGGCGCAGATCGCCATACGAGGCGCCGACGCCGGCCAGCACGCCGAGCGCCACCAGCGAGACTATGAAGACAATGGGTCGCATCAACTGGTTCCGTGGTGGATCATTCGCGGGCGAAAGGCTGCTAGTGAGCGGCCATTGCCAGTATTCCTGTGCCTGCCGCGATGGTCAAACAACGAACATTACTCACGCCAACATCCGCTTGAGCAGATTGCGGGTGATCTGCTGCACGCGGGGGTCGGGGCCGTGGGGCGTGGTGTAGACCGAGGGGCGCACATAGCCAGGCGGCTCGCTGAGGCCGTCGCCCCACCAGATGGTCGAAGCGTTGAAGACGAGGTTGTCTTTGGGGCCGGGATACAAGGTGGCGGTGTACTGCCCCGGGGCGCGAGAGCCGCTGGTCTTGCCAGTGGCGACGATCTGGAGGCCGGGGATGTCGGCGGGGTCGCCATGCCACTCCCAGCCGACGAGGCCGGGGATGCCGTCGCCGGTCCTCATGCCGCTGTCGGCAAAGAGCCAATGCCGCTCGTCGGCACAGATCCAATCGGCGCCGCCCGTGACGGGATAGGTGCTGCGGGCGCCAATGAGCGTGGCCTCGTTGGGTCCGTTGTGCTTGAGGCGCAATAGCTCTTCAAAGCCGTTTTTGACCGTCTCCTCTTGAATCGGTCCAAACTGGCCAATGCGGCTGATGACACGGTGCGGCCGGCCATCGGCCGACGGCAAGAACGGCACGACGCCGCAGCAGGTGTTGCCCGAGAGAAAGGCGATGTTGAGCCCATCGGCGACGGCCTGCTTCAACTGATGGAACATTTCGAGCGACCAGTATTCGTCGTGGCCAACCGAGAGAAAGGTTTTGGCGCGGCGGAGGCCGGCCGGATCGGCGTGGGTGTCGGTGTTCGAGATGTAAGTGACGTCGTAACCGTTGGCTTCGAGCCAAAAGGCGACGGGGAACTCCCACAAAAGGAACTCGCCCGACCCTTGGGAGAGGGGGGCATCGAAGATCTGGCAGTACTTGCCATAGGGGCGGTCGAAGCTGACGGCGACATCGGGGCCCCAGTACCAGTTTTCCTTGCCGTCGTCATAGAGCGAGTAGTTGTCTGGCCAGCGGTTGTAGGCGCTCCAGGTGTTGTCGGAGCATTGAAAAATGATGTCGGCGGGGCGATCGTCGCGCACGATGAACACGACATAGCTTTGCAGCCCTTCGCGCTCGGCGGTGAGCTTGCCCAGGTAGACGCCGCTGGGCCAATCGGCCGGGATGGTCAGCTTGGCGCAAGGCTCCCAGACGCACTCGCGCAGGCGATCTTTGCCGACCGGAGGATCTGGCTGCACACTGCCGGCGAAGGGGCCGAGACGCTCCAGATGCCGCGCTCCGTCCCCGCCGTAGTGGCCGAGGCGGTACAGGTCGATCACGAACGGGCTGGCCGGATTGGTGCTGACCATGAACGAGAGTTCTTCGCCGGCGCGGAGCGAGGTGCGCGAGACGAAACCCTCGATCCAAGGGCAGCGATACTTGGTGGCCGGATCGATGCGGGTGTTTTGCAACATCCAGTCGCGCGTGCCAGGGCGGGCGTTTTCGGCGCGAATGAGTTCCGACTGGCGCGGAGGGGGCGACTCGGCGCGGGCCAAGGGCCACTGGGCCACCAGCGCGGCGGCCCCGGCGGCGGAGGCGCCTTTGAGCAACCGGCGACGATCGAATCCGGGATCGGGGGTCATGCGTTGCGGTTCTGTAGGGGGATGCAGCGGCGCGCGGAACGAGCCAGTCGGTCGTTAGGCAAAGCTACCAAACGGCTGGCCCAAAAAGCAAAAGATTTGGTGGGGCCGGCTGGCCTCGTCGCATGAGCTACAGACGAATTGCGCTCGAAATACGAAAACAGGGGGTGGACTCCGAAAACCCCCTCTCCGAAAACGAATGCGAACCGCGATTCTATTTATGTAAATCATTGTTATTAAATAACTTACAAACACAAACAACAGGCCAGGTTGGTCGATGGGTTTTCGGAGTTTTCGGAATTGAGTGTCAAAACACGCGCGCAATTCGCACGATGCGACAATGGGCGGCAAATCGCCA is part of the Pirellulales bacterium genome and encodes:
- a CDS encoding DUF1573 domain-containing protein, producing the protein MRPIVFIVSLVALGVLAGVGASYGDLRRLSYSDVRLLSPKLPAQLQDDPHYNPQLPHPRAIAAELVFDFGTMERGEKLSHTFKVENQGDTPLVLEKGSTSCKCTVSGLDKTQVAPGESAEVTMEWTAESELPEFRQTATIKTNDPGRSELKFEVKGRIVQAILVEPRELNFEKSAGVAKSYDVHLTSVNFDNLEIVGHSFEDPATASYFDVTARPLTADELKQMPFFAAEPKGGALVTVTVKPGLPLGPIRQKIRLATNIESRPEIELPVHGSIQGDISLVGRGWNQSELLLTLGLLRSGAGAERELKIHVRGPHAGQVKFQVQEVRPAQIKVSLGESSELNDGRVQQVPLSIEIPADLPPVSLLGKNHGGFGEVVLSTTHPDFPELRLQLKFAIERQ